Proteins encoded within one genomic window of Granulicella pectinivorans:
- the gpmI gene encoding 2,3-bisphosphoglycerate-independent phosphoglycerate mutase has translation MAKPVVLTILDGWGYRAETHGNAIAMARKPVYDGLMRDYPNTLLRASEHFVGLPDGQMGNSEVGHLNLGAGRIVRMDMTRIDTAIATGELFKDPTLVRAYELAGQKGRALHLIGLLSDGGVHSHQRHLFALLRMAAEHKLTQVYVHAFMDGRDTMPSSGLASLEELEQKFAEYGVGRLASCSGRYFAMDRDLRWEKEKQAFDAMVTGTSEGGAYRDAAARIRECYSNGVTDEFIPPFTCLDGEDKPVGLIRDEDVVVNFNYRADRVRQITRVLTRRSGLTQDPVGSQGLALPKGVELDEAIPLHAVPKDLHYVCMTQYDKNFKLPIVIPAESMDNLLANLMAQANLRNLRVAETEKYAHVTYFFNGGIEKPFPGEDRALVPSKKVATYDLAPEMSAAGIADAVIKAVNDTAFDVVIVNFANADMVGHSGKMEPTVKAVETVDTELGRIYRAVQQRGGSLLVTADHGNAEMLIDPLTGGPHTAHTTNPVPFLLITEDGRKVGVRDGGSLRDISPTMLGLLGLDRPDQMTGGDLRVRLS, from the coding sequence ATGGCGAAGCCAGTTGTTTTGACGATTCTGGACGGATGGGGCTATCGGGCCGAGACGCACGGCAACGCGATTGCCATGGCGCGCAAGCCTGTCTATGACGGCCTGATGCGCGACTATCCCAATACGCTGCTGCGCGCAAGTGAGCACTTCGTCGGCCTGCCAGACGGGCAGATGGGGAACTCGGAGGTCGGTCACCTGAATCTTGGGGCCGGTCGCATTGTGCGTATGGATATGACGCGCATCGACACCGCCATTGCGACCGGGGAGCTCTTCAAGGACCCCACACTGGTGCGTGCCTATGAACTTGCCGGGCAGAAAGGAAGGGCGCTGCATCTGATTGGGCTTCTCTCCGATGGTGGGGTTCACTCGCACCAAAGACACCTCTTTGCCTTGCTGCGAATGGCCGCCGAGCACAAATTGACCCAGGTCTATGTACACGCCTTTATGGATGGCCGGGACACCATGCCTTCGAGCGGTCTCGCGTCACTCGAGGAGCTGGAGCAGAAGTTCGCGGAGTACGGGGTGGGCCGCCTGGCGAGCTGTTCGGGCCGGTACTTCGCCATGGATCGCGATCTACGCTGGGAGAAGGAGAAGCAGGCCTTCGATGCCATGGTTACGGGTACGTCTGAAGGCGGAGCGTATCGCGACGCGGCGGCCCGCATCCGGGAGTGCTACTCGAATGGTGTGACGGATGAATTCATTCCGCCGTTTACCTGTCTGGATGGCGAAGACAAGCCGGTTGGACTGATCCGCGATGAGGATGTGGTCGTCAACTTCAACTATCGCGCGGACCGCGTGCGGCAGATCACCCGCGTACTGACGCGGCGCTCCGGATTGACCCAGGACCCGGTTGGCAGCCAAGGTCTGGCGCTGCCCAAGGGCGTGGAGTTGGATGAGGCGATCCCTCTCCACGCTGTGCCGAAGGACCTGCACTATGTCTGCATGACGCAGTACGACAAGAACTTCAAGCTGCCTATCGTCATCCCGGCCGAGAGCATGGACAATCTGCTCGCTAACCTGATGGCGCAGGCAAATCTCCGCAATCTGCGTGTCGCTGAGACCGAGAAATACGCTCACGTCACGTACTTCTTCAATGGCGGAATCGAGAAGCCGTTCCCCGGCGAGGATCGCGCTTTGGTGCCATCCAAGAAGGTCGCGACCTACGATCTCGCGCCGGAGATGTCGGCCGCGGGGATCGCGGACGCCGTCATCAAGGCAGTCAACGACACCGCCTTCGACGTTGTCATCGTCAACTTTGCGAACGCCGACATGGTGGGTCACTCGGGCAAGATGGAGCCGACCGTCAAGGCCGTCGAAACCGTCGATACCGAACTCGGTAGAATCTACCGGGCCGTGCAACAGCGGGGTGGCTCCCTTCTCGTTACCGCCGACCACGGCAACGCCGAGATGCTGATCGATCCGCTGACCGGCGGCCCGCATACCGCGCACACCACCAACCCCGTGCCGTTCCTGCTGATTACAGAAGACGGTCGCAAGGTAGGAGTCAGGGATGGTGGAAGCCTTCGCGATATCTCTCCGACCATGCTCGGTCTGCTTGGACTCGACAGGCCTGACCAGATGACCGGCGGCGATCTGCGCGTGAGGCTCAGCTAA
- a CDS encoding dihydrodipicolinate synthase family protein, with amino-acid sequence MLLDGIHVPLTTPFYPDGRLNLRKLEHNVDRYSRTPVAGMIVLGANGEPNTLSDVETREALEAAVAMAADEKVMLAGVARDGVSSALEVAAIAAGLRYDGVVLRLPPTLLGGGVREILTYFQAIADGSALPVLLTSAPGRELTVETIAELAGHPQIMGVVEGSGRIAALKAATSFVKRTATVTTIFAAVTERMLAKAIAPVAGSGSYIALESLGTGTAVAVAPPVAGPGLKTRTRETGFQVLGGSTVEMLTAFRAGALGAVPRMAACAPQACYEVFAGWKDGDEGLAEEKQSRLIQASHRIEGELGVPGLKYACDLNGYFGGRPRLPFVMASGTEKAEIDELMRGMRN; translated from the coding sequence ATGTTGCTCGATGGAATTCATGTACCCCTTACGACTCCGTTTTATCCGGATGGCCGCCTCAATCTACGCAAGCTGGAACACAATGTAGACCGCTACTCGCGCACTCCGGTTGCGGGGATGATTGTGCTGGGTGCGAACGGCGAACCGAACACGCTGAGTGACGTCGAGACCCGCGAAGCGCTCGAAGCTGCTGTGGCGATGGCTGCGGACGAGAAGGTGATGCTCGCGGGTGTGGCCCGGGACGGTGTGTCCTCGGCACTCGAGGTTGCCGCGATTGCGGCCGGGCTGCGATACGACGGAGTTGTGCTGCGCCTGCCGCCGACGTTACTCGGAGGAGGTGTGCGGGAGATTCTGACTTATTTCCAGGCCATCGCGGACGGCTCCGCGCTGCCTGTGCTGCTGACCAGCGCACCTGGCCGCGAGTTGACCGTGGAGACGATTGCGGAGCTGGCGGGTCATCCCCAGATCATGGGAGTTGTCGAAGGAAGCGGACGGATCGCGGCGCTCAAGGCGGCAACCTCCTTCGTCAAGCGCACGGCGACGGTGACGACGATCTTTGCCGCCGTGACGGAGCGGATGCTCGCGAAGGCGATCGCTCCCGTCGCGGGTTCTGGCAGCTATATTGCTCTCGAAAGCCTTGGCACCGGGACCGCAGTGGCGGTGGCGCCTCCGGTGGCGGGTCCGGGACTGAAGACGCGCACGCGTGAGACGGGGTTCCAGGTGCTTGGCGGATCGACCGTTGAGATGCTGACCGCCTTTCGTGCGGGTGCCCTGGGGGCCGTGCCGCGGATGGCAGCATGTGCACCTCAGGCCTGTTACGAGGTGTTCGCGGGATGGAAAGATGGTGACGAGGGGCTGGCCGAAGAGAAGCAATCCCGGCTCATCCAGGCATCTCACCGGATCGAAGGGGAACTGGGTGTGCCCGGCTTGAAGTACGCGTGCGACCTGAACGGATACTTCGGTGGACGTCCTCGACTCCCGTTTGTGATGGCCTCCGGCACGGAGAAGGCCGAGATCGACGAGTTGATGCGGGGGATGAGGAACTAA